The Salvelinus fontinalis isolate EN_2023a chromosome 9, ASM2944872v1, whole genome shotgun sequence genome has a window encoding:
- the nlrc5 gene encoding NLR family, CARD domain containing 5 isoform X4, which produces MEAEEDVQTVLTQETHELADILGYQDDALLAILYEMMDSRARERLMRPASHRERILELLSYFRTADPAICRQFLQMVCMHCDMPMRLESRLMSVAGSVTSDPWTTPARETLSLCDPEEVIENNSHTLVDEYIPSQGWCVKRPRIDHVESYKAAVRRFLLQRWERVMQGVVTEVRLEEAWVSLRHRTHVRPRDRADGALSPSEILQGDEGTVEDRVTVHALLGSEAQVTLLLGQAGSGKTLLMHCLGQKWTQGAFPSFHLLILLEFRQLNLVARPLSLKELLFRFFLPPEGGEEECTAVLDFILENPEKICLIFDGYDEFHTKITHSGKLSSPFDPLCPLPMAELISGLCSCRILPGCTLLITCRPRDVTDLESSVDCIGELLGFNQRSVKEYAEQYFQDKGLNLKEKAVSYLLANHHLLTMCYLPALCHICCVCLDHIFSSGGSQLLPQLPNTLTQVYLQILCAFLSRCPGSSTPLLQSHRAEVTLLGRLAMRGLEGSKIVFLSEEVPPDLVYFATKAGLLSQVDLTHEDGSKGQGYTFMHLTMQEFLGALHIMTSEDITEAQLRKKFNVKTRWTTKSDPKTVFTDSLHLYVCGLAAPACSSYLLQLVRGVGAVGWVTKRLALVRKLLRSLAMSTNLTGPKVVELCHCVQETQDAQLAREMVGSRPCFELRNITLNPVDLDALAFVVSSAGVGIGLDFGACSMELECLDILPSCQHIDFLIFRSRKYDDRFADKLSCILPRLPTLKRFEFICGNLTDVGAAKLASALESCPQITELNFSDNSLTDRGVREIADIFPKLPSLASVSLGRNGCSLESIYILLEKITSSPSIQGLYAEGMKDVSVLFVPSLDMKCSKDKTGLTVSLLNCRFTTDQMNRLCQLLARCPGLSVLDLSGGDFNADTLKALTDSLQELNVSKQIVLNEIPISIDGLMVLTSFLSVCPEVVQVYISLQEPVRSSIFFAGGIEKQHPEMSKKLCLIGCALRPPHLDHLCENLTDCSALTLLDISNNSLGNKGLKKLLDLLPQFSTIQEINVSENAVSMEGVVLLADTLCSHRNMSEVNVSHGGKKLFLKFHSSKRIQSEALRTSPDMEQDKKLSLTHSDIQPTDMTRLCRRLVQCPGLLKLDFSHGSLKDDAIVNLLNILPTMTSLQLLNMSHVQMSTDGVLLLVRSLIDCQRVIAVELRPQGEAFIKFVNMKAEQATCRLTQYTLSSGDVEKLSGILAQCPHLSDLDLSSNLLRDEGVKSFVDSLPRLRIASSVNLNDNRLTQMGALYLLNTVTTCEKVAAVEVSLGTEERSIIRFDQDSDCGKTLSLRECHFGVDHLQRLAEILTRCAAQLVKLRIRNNGLSVQVIEDLVKQLRCGHVQRYISIEEPWITAEAAVNLVSCCLNLNPNIYTIRVNKSTVHITLGECRNPTATSGGTSTDMSGSLSTVTISLVDCAVQGHHLVSLQTVFQRCVLLQELDLSLNSIGRVGAELLCSVLPSLASLRILGLESKETSEDVVLLLAEGLLQAKSIESLNLSGHVITDRGAVALTRTLQNFPRLRTINLSLCYGWTPAGALELVRGLGQCLSLEGISLDSVQLDEESTVCLAQGLHAMTSLKRLNLNNKVTMVTGSPWEGATLVLLASLEGLRGMEEVELEGMRMSDKGVEELIKHLPTWTGLRKISLSGNCISDQAGERLVQALTTCTALEELNLSRNNLSLACAAKMGQVLPTFTHFRVLDLSENEIGTKGSVSISKALISMKYLTKIHLTSIGTSELAGVADSLAHCVCAEDVSFAWNDCGDDVAVKLAEVLPQCQKLRRLDLESNSISTIGAEALARSLQSCPSVEVIRLWRNVISTSDAQKLRQREKRLNFSST; this is translated from the exons ATGGAAGCAGAGGAAGATGTCCAGACTGTATTGACACAGGAGACCCATGAGCTGGCAGACATTCTGGGCTATCAAGATGATGCACTTCTCGCCATACTCTATGAAATGATGGACAGCAGAGCGCGGGAACGGCTCATGCGCCCTGCCAGCCACAGAGAACGCATCCTGGAGTTGTTGAGCTACTTCAGGACAGCAGACCCTGCTATTTGCCGACAATTTCTTCAAATGGTCTGCATGCACTGCGACATGCCAATGCGTCTGGAATCTCGACTGATGTCTGTGGCCGGATCTGTGACTA GTGATCCTTGGACTACTCCAGCAAGAGAGACCCTATCCCTCTGTGATCCAG AAGAAGTCATTGAAAACAACAGCCATACCCTGGTTGATGAGTATATACCATCTCAAGGTTGGTGTGTAAAACGCCCACGAATAG ACCACGTAGAAAGCTACAAGGCTGCTGTGAGGAGATTTCTACTGCAGAGGTGGGAGAGGGTAATGCAGGGTGTGGTGACGGAGGTTCGCCTGGAAGAGGCCTGGGTCAGTCTGCGCCATAGAACCCATGTTAGACCCAGAGACAGGGCTGATGGAGCTCTGAGCCCCTCAGAGATTCTGCAGGGGGATGAGGGGACTGTGGAGGACAGGGTGACTGTTCACGCCCTCCTGGGTTCAGAAGCCCAGGTCACACTGCTGTTAGGCCAGGCAGGGTCAGGGAAGACACTACTGATGCACTGCCTTGGCCAGAAATGGACACAGGGCGCCTTTCCCTCCTTTCACCTACTGATCCTGCTAGAGTTCCGCCAGCTCAACCTCGTGGCTCGGCCGCTCTCTCTGAAGGAGCTGCTCTTTCGCTTCTTCCTACCACCAGAGGGTGGGGAGGAGGAGTGTACCGCTGTACTTGACTTCATCCTTGAAAACCCTGAGAAAATATGCTTGATCTTTGATGGCTACGATGAGTTTCACACTAAAATCACCCACTCAGGGAAACTGAGCAGCCCATTTGACCCACTGTGCCCGCTCCCCATGGCAGAACTGATCTCGGGCCTGTGCAGTTGCAGAATCCTCCCAGGATGCACTCTGTTGATTACCTGTAGGCCTCGGGATGTGACAGACTTGGAGAGCTCTGTGGACTGCATTGGGGAGCTGCTAGGCTTCAACCAGCGCAGTGTGAAAGAATATGCTGAACAGTACTTCCAGGACAAGGGTCTGAATCTGAAGGAGAAGGCAGTGAGTTATCTACTGGCCAACCACCACCTCCTCACCATGTGTTACCTGCCAGCCCTCTGCCATATCTGCTGTGTGTGCCTGGACCACATATTCTCCAGTGGTGGGTCTCAGCTTTTACCCCAGCTTCCAAACACCCTCACCCAGGTCTACCTCCAGATCCTCTGTGCCTTTCTGAGCCGATGCCCAGGGAGCAGCACACCCCTGTTGCAGAGTCACAGggcagaggtcacactgctggGCCGCCTGGCCATGAGGGGCCTGGAGGGGAGCAAGATCGTGTTCTTGTCTGAAGAGGTTCCACCAGACCTGGTGTACTTCGCCACTAAGGCTGGTCTCCTCTCACAGGTGGACCTGACCCATGAGGATGGATCTAAAGGCCAGGGCTACACATTCATGCACCTCACCATGCAAGAGTTTCTGGGCGCGCTACACATCATGACCAGCGAGGACATCACAGAGGCCCAGCTCAGGAAGAAGTTCAACGTCAAGACCCGCTGGACTACGAAATCAGACCCCAAGACGGTTTTCACTGACTCCCTCCATCTGTATGTTTGTGGGCTTGCTGCACCAGCCTGCTCCTCTTACCTGCTCCAGCTTGTTCGGGGAGTGGGGGCTGTGGGGTGGGTGACGAAACGCCTGGCACTAGTTCGCAAGTTGCTCCGAAGCCTGGCAATGAGCACCAACCTGACTGGGCCGAAGGTGGTGGAGCTGTGCCACTGTGTCCAGGAGACCCAGGATGCCCAGCTGGCCAGGGAGATGGTGGGGTCGCGACCCTGCTTTGAACTAAGGAACATCACATTGAACCCTGTTGATCTGGATGCCCTGGCCTTTGTCGTTTCGTCTGCTGGAGTGGGCATCGGGTTGGACTTTGGAGCCTGTTCTATGGAGCTGGAGTGTCTCGATATTCTACCCAGCTGCCAGCACATTGACTTTCTAAT TTTTCGAAGCCGTAAGTATGATGACAGATTTGCAGATAAACTTTCTTGCATCCTTCCCAGACTACCAACCCTGAAAAGATTTGA GTTTATCTGTGGTAACCTCACTGATGTGGGAGCTGCCAAACTTGCCAGTGCCCTAGAGAGCTGTCCACAGATCACAGAGCTTAA TTTCAGTGACAACAGCCTGACAGACAGAGGAGTCAGGGAGATCGCTGACATCTTTCCCAAGCTGCCCAGTCTGGCCTCTGTCTC GTTGGGGAGGAATGGCTGCTCTTTGGAGAGTATCTACATCCTTCTAGAGAAGATCACTTCCAGCCCCTCCATCCAGGGACTCTATGCTGA GGGAATGAAGGACGTCAGTGTTCTATTTGTCCCAAGCTTAGACATGAAATG TTCTAAGGATAAAACTGGACTGACTGTCAG CCTGTTGAACTGCAGATTCACTACTGACCAGATGAACAGACTGTGTCAGTTGCTAGCGAGATGTCCTGGTCTCTCTGTCCTGGA TCTCTCAGGAGGTGACTTCAATGCTGATACTCTCAAGGCCCTGACTGACTCTCTACAGGAGCTGAACGTCTCCAAACAGATTGT TCTGAATGAGATTCCCATATCTATTGATGGGCTGATGGTTCTGACCAGTTTCCTGTCTGTATGTCCTGAGGTGGTTCAAGTGTACATCAG CCTGCAGGAACCTGTGCGGTCGTCCATATTTTTTGCTGGGGGGATAGAGAAACAACATCCTGAGATGTCTAAGAAACTTTG TCTGATTGGCTGTGCTCTTCGTCCCCCTCACTTGGACCATCTGTGTGAGAATCTGACGGACTGCTCTGCTCTGACTCTGCTGGA TATTTCCAACAATTCTCTGGGAAACAAAGGTCTAAAGAAGTTGTTAGACCTCTTACCTCAGTTTAGCACCATCCAGGAAATCAA TGTCAGTGAGAATGCAGTCAGCATGGAAGGGGTGGTACTGCTAGCTGACACGCTCTGCTCACACAGGAACATGAGCGAAGTGAATGTCAG TCATGGGGGGAAGAAGCTGTTCCTGAAATTCCATTCCAGTAAAAG AATACAATCagaagcactcaggacctcaccAGATATGGAACAGGATAAGAAACTCAG tCTAACTCACAGTGATATCCAGCCCACTGACATGACCAGGCTGTGTAGAAGACTGGTACAGTGTCCCGGCCTACTGAAGCTAGA TTTCTCCCATGGATCCCTGAAGGACGATGCCATTGTAAATCTATTGAATATCCTGCCTACGATGACATCTCTTCAGCTGCTCAA TATGAGCCATGTCCAGATGTCTACGGACGGAGTGTTGTTATTGGTCAGATCTCTGATAGACTGTCAGCGTGTCATAGCTGTGGAACTCAG GCCCCAAGGAGAAGCGTTCATCAAATTTGTCAACATGAAAGCAGAACAAGCAACTTGCAG ACTCACCCAGTACACACTGAGCAGTGGGGATGTGGAGAAACTCTCTGGGATCCTGGCGCAGTGTCCTCATTTGTCTGACCTGGA TTTATCCAGTAACCTCCTGAGAGACGAGGGAGTGAAGAGCTTTGTGGATTCTCTGCCAAGGCTGCGGATTGCCAGCTCAGTGAA TCTTAATGATAACAGACTGACCCAGATGGGGGCGCTCtacctgttgaacacagtgacgACCTGTGAGAAGGTGGCTGCAGTTGAAGTCAG tTTGGGAACTGAGGAGAGGTCGATCATCCGCTTTGACCAGGACAGTGACTGTGGCAAAACTCTGAG TCTGAGAGAGTGTCATTTTGGGGTTGACCATCTGCAGAGACTTGCAGAGATTCTGACACGCTGTGCTGCTCAGTTGGTCAAACTGAG GATAAGAAACAACGGACTGAGTGTTCAGGTGATTGAAGACTTGGTGAAGCAGCTGAGGTGTGGTCACGTCCAACGCTATAtcag TATTGAGGAGCCATGGATCACAGCAGAAGCAGCTGTAAACCTGGTCTCCTGCTGCTTGAACCTGAACCCCAACATATACACCATCAG GGTAAATAAATCCACTGTACACATTACTTTGGGAGAATGTCGAAATCCCACTGCTACCAG TGGTGGCACTTCTACAGAcatgtctggctctctgtctacCGTGACCATAAG CCTGGTAGACTGTGCAGTGCAAGGGCACCACCTAGTGTCTCTGCAGACTGTGTTTCAGAGGTGTGTTCTGCTACAGGAGCTAGA TTTGTCATTGAACAGCATTGGTAGAGTGGGAGCAGAGTtgctctgctctgtcctaccATCCTTAGCTAGTCTGAGGATACTCGG TCTTGAATCAAAAGAAACCTCTGAAGATGTGGTATTGCTCCTTGCCGAGGGGTTGTTGCAGGCTAAAAGCATTGAGAGCTTAAA tttGTCTGGTCATGTGATTACTGACAGAGGAGCTGTAGCTCTGACCAGAACACTCCAAAACTTTCCTCGTCTCAGAACAATCAA tctgTCCCTCTGCTATGGTTGGACACCAGCAGGGGCCTTGGAGCTGGTCAGAGGGCTGGGACAGTGCCTCTCTCTGGAAGGGATCAG ccttgactctgtacagctggatgaggagagcacaGTGTGCCTGGCCCAAGGGCTCCATGCTATGACCTCCTTGAAGAGGCTGAA TCTGAATAATAAAGTTACCATGGTGACTGGATCCCCATGGGAGGGGGCCACTCTGGTCCTGCTGGCCTCTCTGGAGGGGctcagagggatggaggaggttgA GTTGGAGGGGATGAGGATGTCGGATAAAGGAGTGGAGGAGCTTATCAAACACCTGCCCACCTGGACAGGCCTGAGGAAGATCAG CCTGTCAGGAAACTGCATCAGtgaccaagcaggagagaggCTGGTCCAGGCCCTGACAACCTGCACAGCACTGGAGGAGCTCAA TCTGTCCAGGAACAATCTCAGCCTTGCCTGTGCTGCCAAGATGGGACAAGTTCTGCCCACTTTCACTCACTTCAGGGTTCTAGA TCTCTCAGAGAATGAGATTGGTACAAAAGGATCTGTCAGTATCTCCAAAGCCTTGATCTCCATGAAGtatttgacaaagataca CTTGACCTCCATAGGGACTTCAGAGCTTGCTGGTGTGGCTGACAGCCTGGCTCACTGTGTCTGTGCAGAGGATGTCAG TTTTGCGTGGAATGATTGTGGAGATGATGTCGCAGTGAAGCTTGCTGAGGTTTTACCACAATGCCAGAAGCTAAGGAGACTTGA TCTAGAGTCTAACAGTATCAGCACTATTGGAGCAGAGGCACTTGCCAGAAGCTTACAGTCTTGTCCATCAGTTGAAGTGATCAG ACTGTGGAGGAATGTTATTTCTACCAGTGATGCCCAgaaactgagacagagagagaagaggctcAATTTCTCCTCCACATAG